The Nocardia sp. NBC_01503 sequence GCACCCGGACGATGTGGCCGCCTACTGCGATGAGAACACCATCATGGTGGTGCCCACCTTCGGACAGACCTTCACCGGCCTGTTCGAGGACGTGGCCGGAATCAGTAGGGCCCTGGACGAACTGGAGCGCGAGACCGGACTCGACATCCCCATTCACGTCGATGCGGCGAGTGGTGGCTTCCTGGCCCCGTTCTGCGCGCCCGAGGTGGTGTGGGACTTCCGGCTGCCCCGGGTGAAATCCATCAATGCCTCCGGCCACAAGACCGGACTCGCCCCGCTGGGCGCGGGCTGGGCCATCTGGCGCACCGCCGCCGATCTGCCCAAGGAGCTCATCTTCAATGTCGATTATCTCGGCGGCTCCATGGCCACCTTCAATCTCAATTTCTCCCGGCCGGGTGGGCAGGTCATCACCCAGTACTACGACTTCATCCGGCTCGGCCGCACCGGCTACGCCCAGGTGCAGTACGAGATCTACCGTGCCGCACAGCATCTCGCGAACGGTCTGACCGATACCGGACTCTTCGAAATGATCCACGACGGCGATCCCAACCGCGGTATCACCGCCGTCTCGTGGAAATTGAAGGGCGAGCGCACCTTCAACCTCTACGACCTGTCCGACAAACTGCGCACCCGCGGCTGGCTCATCGCCGCGTATCCGCTGCCCGCCGACCGCGATGACGAGACCATCATGCGCGCGGTGCTGCGGCACGGTTTCACCCTCGATATGGCCGATCTGCTGCTCGCGGACCTCATGCGCTGCCTCAAGCAGCTCAACGCGCACCCGCTCACCACGTCGCTCACCCGGGAGGAGGCGGGCGGCTTCACCCACAATGCCACGCCCGCTGTGCCCACCGAGGACGCCGAGACCCACCCCGTCGCGGCGAAGGGTAAGAAGTAGTGGGCGGCGCGCATCGGGCGACTCCGGTCAGGTACCTCAGCGTCTCCGCGCTCGGATTCACCACCGCCGCATCGATTGTCACCTCGCTGCGCGGCCTGCCCATGATGGCCGAGGAAGA is a genomic window containing:
- a CDS encoding glutamate decarboxylase produces the protein MSGNPESDDLFAMPGLRRSAPKAGFPVAEMFAQVAYEIVHDELMLDGVSRMNLATFCTTWIDDQARRLMNESLDKNIVDKDEYPQTAELEQRCVRMVADLWHSPDAMKTLGTSTTGSSEAAMLGGLAAKFRWRKRGGTGIPNFVCGPVQVCWEKFARYFDVEIRQIPLRGDKLTMHPDDVAAYCDENTIMVVPTFGQTFTGLFEDVAGISRALDELERETGLDIPIHVDAASGGFLAPFCAPEVVWDFRLPRVKSINASGHKTGLAPLGAGWAIWRTAADLPKELIFNVDYLGGSMATFNLNFSRPGGQVITQYYDFIRLGRTGYAQVQYEIYRAAQHLANGLTDTGLFEMIHDGDPNRGITAVSWKLKGERTFNLYDLSDKLRTRGWLIAAYPLPADRDDETIMRAVLRHGFTLDMADLLLADLMRCLKQLNAHPLTTSLTREEAGGFTHNATPAVPTEDAETHPVAAKGKK